In the Neochlamydia sp. AcF84 genome, one interval contains:
- a CDS encoding GNAT family N-acetyltransferase: MEADKIGFEIVKPTKEDAFQILQWRNDSETLRMSIHSQAKKWDNFYKEFTNDYFLSPALPPLFILLDGQRVAFFLFKPISHPEHAHERRCVEVSLNVAPEHRNKGIGTAALIVTKKWVQQQGFDDIFAKIKIENIASQKAFISAGYESLGQTVFHAEDTQENIPICRYMTRLTPLINNKSVFIIAEAGSNWRMGTLDRDLNMAKTLIDSAAEAGADAVKFQIYRPETVYVANAGISNYLAATGIKQEMQEIFADLAMPYEMIPQLAEYCQASGIEFMATAFSIEDFLSIDPYVRRHKIASYEIGHIRLLESIAQSAKPTFISTGAATENEIAWAVEAFFAYGGKELTLLQCTAKYPAEADSMHLRSILWLKERFKCSVGLSDHSRDARVAPIQAVALGAKAIEKHFTLDRRLPGPDHAFALNPQELKEMVRAVRLAEQMQGSWVKTIHPSEQELRRFARRGVQTLCPISLGQVLQEGVNIDILRPGKQILGIHPKYLQQIEGKKAARFIPLGDGIQWGDWE, from the coding sequence ATGGAAGCTGATAAGATAGGATTCGAAATTGTAAAACCTACTAAAGAAGATGCTTTCCAGATTCTGCAATGGCGTAATGATTCTGAAACATTGCGTATGTCTATCCACTCGCAAGCTAAAAAATGGGATAACTTCTATAAAGAATTTACTAACGACTATTTTTTATCCCCAGCGCTGCCCCCTTTATTTATCCTGCTTGATGGTCAACGCGTTGCTTTCTTTTTATTCAAGCCCATTTCTCACCCTGAGCATGCCCATGAACGCCGTTGCGTAGAAGTCTCTTTAAATGTAGCGCCTGAGCACCGCAATAAAGGGATAGGCACAGCTGCTTTGATCGTTACTAAAAAATGGGTGCAACAGCAAGGGTTTGATGATATTTTTGCAAAGATTAAAATCGAGAATATAGCTTCTCAAAAAGCTTTTATTTCTGCTGGTTATGAAAGCCTTGGGCAGACGGTTTTCCATGCAGAAGATACTCAAGAAAATATACCTATTTGCCGTTATATGACTCGCTTGACTCCCCTCATAAATAATAAGTCTGTTTTCATTATCGCTGAAGCAGGTTCCAACTGGCGCATGGGAACTTTAGATAGAGACTTAAACATGGCTAAAACGCTTATCGATAGCGCAGCCGAAGCAGGGGCTGATGCGGTTAAATTTCAGATTTATCGCCCTGAGACTGTCTACGTCGCTAACGCCGGCATAAGTAATTATTTAGCTGCAACAGGAATCAAGCAAGAAATGCAAGAAATTTTTGCTGACTTGGCGATGCCTTATGAAATGATTCCTCAGCTAGCCGAATATTGCCAAGCAAGTGGCATTGAATTTATGGCCACAGCTTTTTCCATAGAAGATTTTCTTTCCATTGATCCCTATGTTAGAAGACATAAAATTGCTTCTTATGAGATTGGGCATATACGTTTGCTTGAGTCGATCGCCCAAAGTGCTAAGCCGACATTTATTTCAACAGGGGCCGCTACTGAAAATGAAATAGCTTGGGCGGTGGAAGCTTTTTTTGCCTATGGAGGAAAAGAACTAACCTTATTGCAATGCACGGCCAAATACCCGGCTGAAGCAGATAGCATGCACCTACGCTCAATCCTCTGGTTAAAAGAACGTTTTAAATGTTCTGTAGGCCTTTCAGATCATAGCCGTGATGCTAGGGTAGCTCCTATCCAAGCCGTGGCGCTAGGGGCTAAAGCTATAGAAAAACACTTTACCCTGGATCGACGCTTGCCAGGCCCTGACCATGCATTTGCTTTAAACCCTCAGGAATTAAAAGAAATGGTGCGTGCTGTACGGCTGGCCGAGCAAATGCAAGGATCATGGGTTAAAACAATTCATCCTTCCGAACAAGAATTGCGCCGTTTTGCTCGTAGAGGAGTGCAAACTTTATGCCCCATCTCCTTAGGACAAGTGTTACAAGAAGGCGTCAATATAGATATTCTAAGGCCTGGAAAGCAAATCCTCGGTATCCATCCTAAGTATCTTCAGCAAATAGAAGGTAAAAAAGCAGCTCGTTTTATTCCTTTAGGAGACGGTATTCAATGGGGAGATTGGGAATGA
- a CDS encoding HAD family hydrolase: MGRLGMNLSANFRHLKGVLIDFDGTLVDTIPFLFKHYLSFLKIFDQEGSLEEFKTLMGPSLEEFVPILMERYRLPGKKHALISLYQQGLADAYKHEGKLIPGAREFLDLCQHKKIKMGLVTSSAYPLIASCIEALEIKDYFAFIVTKENVKKTKPDPEIYLHALKTSSLLADQVLAIEDSRAGILAALNAHIPTIAIRNPYLVSIPSGAMTTDSWKDLTLCFKEAYARL, from the coding sequence ATGGGGAGATTGGGAATGAACTTATCGGCGAATTTTCGGCACTTGAAAGGAGTATTGATTGATTTTGATGGTACGTTAGTCGACACTATTCCTTTCCTTTTTAAGCACTATCTTTCCTTTTTAAAAATATTTGACCAGGAAGGCTCTCTTGAAGAGTTTAAAACTCTTATGGGCCCCTCTCTTGAAGAGTTTGTACCTATTTTAATGGAACGCTATCGATTGCCGGGAAAAAAACATGCCTTAATTTCTCTTTATCAGCAGGGCCTGGCAGATGCTTATAAACACGAAGGCAAGCTTATTCCAGGAGCAAGAGAATTTTTAGACCTTTGCCAGCATAAAAAGATTAAAATGGGCTTAGTAACATCATCGGCTTATCCATTAATTGCAAGCTGTATAGAAGCACTAGAAATAAAGGACTACTTTGCTTTCATCGTTACCAAAGAGAATGTAAAGAAAACTAAGCCAGATCCAGAAATCTATTTACATGCCTTAAAAACGAGTTCTCTTCTAGCAGACCAAGTGTTAGCTATTGAAGACTCTAGGGCAGGCATTTTAGCCGCTTTAAATGCTCATATTCCCACTATAGCTATACGCAATCCTTATCTTGTTTCCATTCCTTCGGGTGCGATGACTACAGATAGCTGGAAAGACCTTACCCTTTGTTTTAAGGAAGCTTATGCAAGACTTTAA